CGGTGGCGGAAGGGGGTGCTGAGGACGATCGATTCGATCAGGGTTTGAAAATGGTAGTCGTTGTTTTCAAGGTCGGTGACCAGCGATTCGATGGTGCAGCTATCGGGATCTTCCAGGCTGCGACCCAACGCATAGCCTAAAACTTTTCGGCTTAAATGACGAGCGAATTCCTGCTTTCTTTCCAGCAGAATCACCTTCAGTTCGGCCGGGCCGGAGAAGACTTCACCGGAAGGAAGCGTGCCCGTGGCGTCGACTGGTTTACCGTTCTCGGCCTTATCGCGCCAACGTCCGAAGATATCGTAATTGTCGAGCCCGAATCCGATCGGATCGATCAGGTCGTGACAGGCAGCACACGCGGCGTTATCGCGATGCTTTTCGAGTTGTTGGCGGAAGGTCATTTTGTTCTTCGCACTCACCTTCTTCGGCAAGGCGGGCACATTTGCCGGAGGGCTGGGAACGGGCGTGCCGAGGAGCGTTTCCAAAACCCACGCGCCCCGTAGCACGGGGCTGGTCCGCTGCGGGTACGAAGTCACCATGTGCACGCCACCCAAACCGAACAGTCCGCCGCGCTGGCCATTGTTGACCTCGACCTTCTGCAGCTTCGAGCCCTTCACTTCCGCCAGGCCGTAATGCTTGGCCAGGCGGTTGTTGACGAAGCAGTAATCGGCGTCGAGGAATTCGAGGATGCTGCGGTTCTCGCGAACCATAAAGGTGACAAGCTGAACGGCCTCGGCCCGGAAGTCGGCGGCCAATTCGCTGGAGTAGATCTCGCGGAACTCACCGTTGATCGGCGAAACGCTACCACCCACTTCCTTCGTTCCCAACCACTGCCCGGTAAAGGTATCGAAGAACGCATCCGACTTTTCGTCTTGCAGCATCCGTGTGACTTCCGCTTGCAGCACCTGCGTTTCATGCAGCTTGCCTTGCTGGGCCAAGTCGAACAAACGTTGGTCAGGCATGCTCGACCACAGGAAGTACGAGAGCCGTGTGGCAAGTTCGTAATCGGTGATTGGTGCGATATTTGTCGATGTCGGGGTGTTCTCGATTCGGAATAAAAAGTGAGGCGAAACGAGCACCCCTTTAAGTGCCAGCTTGACGCATTCTTCGTATGGATCGTGCCGTTGCGAGGCGCGATCGTAGAGGGTGAGAAATGGCGTCAACTCATCATCGGTCACCGGACGGCGGAACGCTTTTGTCGTGAAGTCGCGGATAAGCTTGGTGGCCGCGTCGCGATTTCGCTGGTATTTGCCATCCTTCGCCTGAAAGAGGCGATCGTGAAACTGCTGGGCCTGATCGGGCCGCTTGATACCGTTCTCTTTCACGCGAAGTCGACGGACGTCAATTGCTGGTTGATCTTTGGGATTGCGAATGGCGATCGCATGGAAGCCACGATTCAGACGCACCGTGGTCGAGAACGACTGTTCCTTGTACTTCGGATCGAGCGAGAACCGATCGGCCGGTAGCCCGTCGAGTTTAAGGACCAGCTTCATCGCTTTGTCGGACTTGCTCAACGTATCGACGGTCAGTTCGTAGTCGCCTGCGACATAGATAACCACGCCGGCCGTGATCTCGTGATTCGGTTCGACCGTGCGCCGATTGCTGTCGGCGGAAGTTCCCGCGGGTAGAAATTGGCTCCCCTGAAATTCTTCCTGTAAGCGAGGCGTGATGATCGCGGCATCGAGGATCGCTTGCGCCGCTTCGACATAACGTTCCATCAACATTGGCGGCAGAAAGAGCGTCTCGCCGTTGTTGTTAAAACCTTCACCGCCACCACCATCGGTCGGAAAGGTTTCGTCGAAGCCAAGCTGCGGTCCCACGAGGTCGCGGATGGTGTTTTCGTACTCCAAGCGATTCAATCGGCGCGTGGTCACATTGCCGGCATACGGCCCCAGTTGGCAAGCGGTTGCACGCAGATGATCGTCGATCCACTGCGCCACTTGCAGGCGTTGTTTCTCGTTCGGCTGCGATTCATCCGGCGGAGGCATCGTGCGGTTGCGAAGCTGCGCCGAAACGCTGGCCCACATCCCACGATGCTGCTGCAGATCAGCCGTCGACTCGGCCTTCAAAAAGTCGACATGATTGTCGGGATCTTCCGGATCGTGACAATCAGCGCAGAACTGAGCAACGATCGGACGAATCTGCTTCTCGAAGTGATCAGGTGCTTCTGGCTCGATCGCCACGGCAGCCGAGCTGAACGCGAGCGAGATGAGCAGCGAAGCCGTTTGGGATTTGAGGGACATAGTCAGGCGTGAGGGTGCGAGGAGCGATTAGGGTGGGCGAGACACGAGGTTGAGAGGACTCGAATTGATAGGGCATCAATCCATGTCCATCGTCGCGCGAAACTGGCGGCATGCTTGGCACTCGAAGACGTACAGACAGATATGTTCGTTGTAAACGGCATCGATCATCGATTCATACTGGTCTTCGGCGACGTACGAAAACTGTGACTGACACATCAATTTTTGAAACTGCGGCCACGCCGTTTCTTGGGAGAGGCGGCGCTGAGCGAACGACTGCCACGTACCGACGTAGGTCATGGGGGCTTGGCAACAGAAAAGCCAGGTATCCCCCTGCCACGTTGGAAAGCTGGGCGTTCGCAGCAATTCGAAGAGTTGCTCAGGCGGCATCTTTACCGCGACCCAATCATCTTCAGGATCTACAACGATTGTTTCGTATCGATCGGTTTCGAGACCAGGCACACCGTGCGTACGTCCTTCGATCGCGTGTTCCCAACTGATGGCGCCGTACTCGGTATCTTTGGTCAACGCGGCTTTGCCTTCGCGAAGGCAGGCGTAGCAGACTGCCATCCGCTTTCGCTTTCCTTGTTCAGGAAATGGAACCGTCGTTTCGCATAGTCGACACGATCCATCTGCCTGATCACGAGCACGCAGGCCGTTGTCAGCTTGGCACGAAGGACAGGCAACGACCAGACAGTCGCCGACTCCAAGTTCAAAGCCTGGTTGGTCAGGCGTGTGGCAGACGCAACAGCGAGTCTCGGCCAGATAACCGCTCGCCTCTTCGATTGGGGCATCGAAAAGCGGAAAGGGCATTCCCAGTTCTGCAAACGTCGTCATCGTT
This window of the Blastopirellula marina genome carries:
- a CDS encoding DUF1592 domain-containing protein gives rise to the protein MSLKSQTASLLISLAFSSAAVAIEPEAPDHFEKQIRPIVAQFCADCHDPEDPDNHVDFLKAESTADLQQHRGMWASVSAQLRNRTMPPPDESQPNEKQRLQVAQWIDDHLRATACQLGPYAGNVTTRRLNRLEYENTIRDLVGPQLGFDETFPTDGGGGEGFNNNGETLFLPPMLMERYVEAAQAILDAAIITPRLQEEFQGSQFLPAGTSADSNRRTVEPNHEITAGVVIYVAGDYELTVDTLSKSDKAMKLVLKLDGLPADRFSLDPKYKEQSFSTTVRLNRGFHAIAIRNPKDQPAIDVRRLRVKENGIKRPDQAQQFHDRLFQAKDGKYQRNRDAATKLIRDFTTKAFRRPVTDDELTPFLTLYDRASQRHDPYEECVKLALKGVLVSPHFLFRIENTPTSTNIAPITDYELATRLSYFLWSSMPDQRLFDLAQQGKLHETQVLQAEVTRMLQDEKSDAFFDTFTGQWLGTKEVGGSVSPINGEFREIYSSELAADFRAEAVQLVTFMVRENRSILEFLDADYCFVNNRLAKHYGLAEVKGSKLQKVEVNNGQRGGLFGLGGVHMVTSYPQRTSPVLRGAWVLETLLGTPVPSPPANVPALPKKVSAKNKMTFRQQLEKHRDNAACAACHDLIDPIGFGLDNYDIFGRWRDKAENGKPVDATGTLPSGEVFSGPAELKVILLERKQEFARHLSRKVLGYALGRSLEDPDSCTIESLVTDLENNDYHFQTLIESIVLSTPFRHRQQTTPHAASHSEKD
- a CDS encoding CbrC family protein, whose protein sequence is MTTFAELGMPFPLFDAPIEEASGYLAETRCCVCHTPDQPGFELGVGDCLVVACPSCQADNGLRARDQADGSCRLCETTVPFPEQGKRKRMAVCYACLREGKAALTKDTEYGAISWEHAIEGRTHGVPGLETDRYETIVVDPEDDWVAVKMPPEQLFELLRTPSFPTWQGDTWLFCCQAPMTYVGTWQSFAQRRLSQETAWPQFQKLMCQSQFSYVAEDQYESMIDAVYNEHICLYVFECQACRQFRATMDMD